One segment of Marvinbryantia formatexigens DSM 14469 DNA contains the following:
- a CDS encoding adenylyltransferase/cytidyltransferase family protein, whose amino-acid sequence MKKYKIGYTTGVFDMFHIGHLNILKRAKEQCDFLIVGVTSDKLCFKRKQKYPIICESDRMAIVAELRCVDQVVPQENMDKLEAVKKYGADAVFVGSDWKGTETWNQYEKEFTEVGCTVVYLNHTDGISSTILRDRLNAGEKAL is encoded by the coding sequence ATGAAAAAATACAAAATTGGCTATACAACTGGAGTATTTGATATGTTTCATATTGGTCATTTAAATATATTGAAGAGAGCTAAGGAACAGTGCGATTTTCTGATTGTTGGCGTGACCAGCGATAAGCTTTGCTTCAAGAGAAAGCAGAAATATCCTATCATCTGTGAGTCCGACCGTATGGCTATTGTGGCAGAGCTTCGGTGCGTTGACCAGGTAGTTCCACAAGAAAACATGGATAAGCTGGAAGCAGTTAAGAAGTACGGAGCAGATGCTGTATTTGTTGGTTCCGATTGGAAGGGAACAGAGACTTGGAATCAATATGAAAAAGAATTTACTGAGGTAGGATGCACTGTTGTGTATTTGAATCATACCGATGGCATTTCCTCAACGATACTTAGAGATAGATTAAATGCCGGTGAGAAAGCTTTATAA